In one Streptomyces sp. NBC_01241 genomic region, the following are encoded:
- the ctaC gene encoding aa3-type cytochrome oxidase subunit II: MSPNGSDRSSRRPMRRKLPQVLTAGLILATATGCTYKDFPRLGMPTPVTEEAPRILSLWQGSWAAALATGVLVWGLILWSVIFHRRSRTKVQVPPQTRYNMPIEALYTVVPLIIVSVLFYFTARDESKLLSLSPKPAHTINVVGYQWSWGFNYIENVDGNAATGSKIPKELDAIPDRFRDDFPKGAEGVYDFGIPGTRNPQNGNPGPTLWLPKGEKVRFVLTSRDVIHSFWVVPFLMKQDVIPGHTNAFEVTPNQEGTFMGKCAELCGVDHSRMLFNVKVVSPERYQAHLKELAKKGQTGYVPAGIAQTDPARNAETNKL, translated from the coding sequence GTGAGTCCCAACGGCTCCGACCGCTCGTCGCGGCGCCCGATGCGGCGGAAGCTGCCGCAGGTGCTGACTGCGGGCCTGATCCTGGCGACCGCAACCGGTTGCACATATAAGGACTTCCCCCGCCTTGGTATGCCTACGCCGGTAACGGAAGAGGCACCACGGATCCTTTCCCTCTGGCAGGGCTCGTGGGCGGCAGCGCTCGCCACGGGCGTGCTGGTCTGGGGCCTGATCCTGTGGAGCGTCATCTTCCACCGGCGCAGCCGCACCAAGGTCCAGGTTCCTCCGCAGACCAGGTACAACATGCCCATCGAGGCGCTGTACACCGTGGTCCCTCTGATCATCGTCTCGGTGTTGTTCTACTTCACCGCGCGCGATGAATCGAAGCTCCTCTCGCTCTCCCCGAAGCCCGCCCACACCATCAATGTGGTCGGCTACCAGTGGAGCTGGGGGTTCAACTACATCGAGAACGTGGACGGCAACGCCGCCACGGGCAGCAAGATCCCCAAGGAACTGGACGCCATCCCGGACAGGTTCCGGGATGACTTCCCCAAGGGTGCGGAGGGCGTCTACGACTTCGGCATTCCGGGAACCCGGAACCCGCAGAACGGCAACCCGGGTCCGACCCTGTGGCTGCCGAAGGGCGAGAAGGTCCGCTTCGTTCTGACTTCCCGTGACGTCATCCACTCCTTCTGGGTGGTGCCGTTCCTCATGAAGCAGGACGTCATTCCGGGCCACACCAACGCCTTCGAGGTGACTCCCAACCAGGAGGGCACCTTCATGGGCAAGTGCGCCGAGCTCTGCGGCGTCGACCACTCCCGGATGCTCTTCAACGTCAAGGTCGTCTCCCCGGAGCGCTACCAGGCGCACCTCAAGGAGCTGGCGAAGAAGGGCCAGACGGGCTACGTGCCGGCCGGCATCGCGCAGACTGACCCGGCCAGGAATGCGGAGACGAACAAACTGTGA
- a CDS encoding cysteine desulfurase/sulfurtransferase TusA family protein gives MPYFDAASSAPLHPVARQALLAALDEGWADPARLYREGRRARLLLDAAREAAAEAVGCRPDELTFTPSGTWAVHSGISGALAGRRRVGRHLAVSAVEHSSVLHAAAAHEAQGGSVSKVAVDRSGAVSAAGYADALREDTALACLQSANHEVGTEQPVAEVAEVCRAAGVPLLVDAAQSLGWGPVPDGWSLLAASAHKWGGPSGVGLLAVRKGVRFAVQGPADDRESGRAAGFENLPAIVAAAASLRAVRAQAAAESVRLRALVDRIRARVPELVPDVEVVGDPVRRLPHLVTFSCLYVDGETLLHELDRAEFSVSSGSSCTSSTLIPSHVLKAMGVLSEGNVRVSLPAGTADEDVDRFLDVLPRVVAEVRERLGAPVPAPPSPVAAASLVVDALGKRCPIPVIELAKVIGEVPPGGTVTVLSDDEAARLDIPAWCAMREQEYVGEEPADRGSAYVVRRLT, from the coding sequence GTGCCCTACTTCGACGCCGCTTCCTCCGCTCCCCTGCACCCCGTCGCCCGTCAGGCGCTGCTTGCCGCGCTGGACGAGGGGTGGGCCGACCCGGCCAGGCTCTACCGCGAGGGGCGGCGGGCCCGCCTCTTGCTGGACGCGGCCCGGGAGGCCGCCGCGGAGGCCGTCGGGTGCCGTCCGGACGAGCTCACATTCACTCCTTCGGGGACATGGGCGGTGCACTCCGGAATTTCCGGAGCTCTCGCGGGGCGTCGGCGTGTCGGCCGCCACCTGGCCGTCTCCGCGGTCGAGCACTCGTCGGTACTCCATGCGGCGGCCGCCCATGAGGCGCAGGGCGGATCGGTCTCAAAGGTCGCGGTGGACCGGTCGGGGGCGGTGAGCGCGGCGGGGTACGCGGACGCGCTGCGCGAGGACACCGCGCTGGCCTGTCTGCAGTCCGCCAATCACGAGGTCGGCACCGAGCAGCCGGTGGCCGAGGTGGCGGAGGTCTGCCGGGCGGCGGGGGTGCCGCTGCTGGTGGATGCCGCGCAGTCGCTGGGCTGGGGGCCGGTGCCGGACGGCTGGTCGCTGCTGGCGGCCAGCGCGCACAAGTGGGGCGGGCCCTCGGGGGTCGGGCTGCTGGCGGTACGCAAGGGGGTGCGGTTCGCGGTTCAAGGACCGGCCGACGACCGGGAGTCCGGGCGGGCCGCGGGGTTCGAGAACCTTCCGGCGATCGTGGCCGCGGCGGCATCGCTGCGGGCGGTGCGGGCACAGGCGGCGGCCGAGTCCGTACGGCTGCGGGCCCTGGTGGACCGCATCAGGGCCCGGGTGCCCGAGCTGGTGCCGGATGTGGAGGTGGTCGGCGATCCGGTGCGGCGGCTGCCGCATCTGGTGACCTTCTCCTGTCTCTATGTCGATGGGGAGACACTGCTCCATGAGCTGGACCGGGCGGAATTCTCCGTCTCGTCCGGTTCCTCCTGCACCAGCAGCACGCTGATTCCGAGCCATGTGCTCAAGGCGATGGGGGTGCTGTCGGAGGGGAACGTACGGGTGTCGCTGCCGGCCGGCACGGCGGACGAGGACGTCGACCGCTTCCTGGACGTGCTGCCCCGGGTGGTGGCGGAGGTACGGGAGAGGCTGGGCGCGCCCGTACCGGCACCGCCCTCGCCCGTCGCGGCCGCGTCCCTGGTGGTCGATGCCCTCGGGAAGCGGTGCCCGATCCCGGTGATCGAGCTCGCGAAGGTGATCGGGGAGGTGCCGCCGGGCGGGACGGTGACCGTGCTCTCCGACGACGAGGCGGCCCGGCTGGACATTCCGGCCTGGTGCGCGATGCGTGAGCAGGAGTACGTGGGCGAGGAGCCGGCGGACCGCGGCTCGGCCTATGTGGTCCGCCGGCTGACCTGA
- a CDS encoding carbohydrate kinase family protein has translation MRIAVTGSIATDHLMTFPGRFADQLVADQLHTVSLSFLVDNLDVRRGGVAANICFGMGLLGTSPILVGAAGADFDEYRAWLDRHGVDTGSVRISEVLHTARFVCTTDADHNQIGSFYTGAMSEARLIELKAVADRVGGLDLVSIGADDPEGMLRHTEECRTRGIPFAADFSQQIARMDGDEIRILLDGAMYLFSNEYEKGLIESKTGWTDEEILAKVGHRVTTLGARGVRIERVGQEPIEVGCPEEELKADPTGVGDAFRAGFLSGLAWGVGLERAAQVGCMLATLVIETVGTQEYTLRRAHFMDRFTKAYGHDAAAEVRAHLG, from the coding sequence GTGCGAATCGCAGTCACCGGCTCCATCGCCACCGACCACCTCATGACCTTCCCCGGCCGTTTCGCCGACCAGCTGGTCGCGGATCAGCTGCACACGGTCTCGCTCTCCTTCCTGGTCGACAATCTCGACGTGCGCCGGGGCGGTGTTGCCGCCAATATCTGCTTCGGCATGGGCCTGCTGGGCACCAGCCCGATCCTGGTCGGTGCCGCGGGCGCCGATTTCGACGAGTATCGCGCCTGGCTCGACCGCCACGGCGTCGACACGGGATCGGTCCGGATCTCCGAGGTCCTGCACACCGCCCGCTTCGTCTGCACGACGGACGCCGACCACAACCAGATCGGCTCCTTCTACACGGGTGCGATGAGTGAGGCCCGCCTCATCGAGCTGAAGGCCGTCGCCGACCGGGTCGGCGGCCTCGACCTCGTCTCGATCGGCGCCGACGACCCCGAGGGGATGCTCCGCCACACCGAGGAGTGCCGCACCCGGGGCATCCCGTTCGCCGCGGACTTCTCGCAGCAGATCGCCCGGATGGACGGCGACGAGATCCGGATCCTCCTCGACGGCGCCATGTACCTCTTCTCCAACGAGTACGAGAAGGGGCTCATCGAGTCCAAGACCGGCTGGACCGACGAGGAGATCCTGGCCAAGGTCGGCCACCGGGTCACCACGCTCGGTGCCCGCGGTGTCCGGATCGAGCGGGTCGGCCAGGAACCGATCGAGGTCGGCTGCCCGGAGGAGGAGCTCAAGGCCGACCCGACCGGTGTCGGCGACGCCTTCCGCGCCGGATTCCTCTCCGGTCTCGCCTGGGGCGTCGGCCTGGAGCGCGCCGCCCAGGTCGGCTGCATGCTCGCCACGCTGGTCATCGAGACCGTCGGCACCCAGGAGTACACCCTGCGCCGCGCTCACTTCATGGACCGCTTCACCAAGGCGTACGGCCACGACGCCGCCGCCGAGGTCCGCGCGCACCTGGGCTGA
- a CDS encoding HesB/IscA family protein: protein MSVSDETTTVSDGILLSDAAAAKVKGLLEQEGRDDLALRVAVQPGGCSGLRYQLFFDERSLDGDVVKDFGGVKVVTDRMSAPYLGGASIDFVDTIEKQGFTIDNPNATGSCACGDSFS from the coding sequence ATGTCCGTATCGGACGAGACCACCACCGTGAGCGACGGCATCCTCCTGTCCGACGCCGCCGCAGCCAAGGTCAAGGGCCTGCTGGAGCAGGAAGGCCGTGATGACCTGGCGCTGCGCGTCGCCGTCCAGCCCGGCGGCTGTTCGGGCCTGCGCTACCAGCTCTTCTTCGATGAGCGTTCCCTCGACGGTGACGTCGTGAAGGACTTCGGCGGCGTCAAGGTCGTCACCGACCGGATGAGCGCTCCGTACCTGGGCGGCGCCTCCATCGACTTCGTCGACACCATCGAGAAGCAGGGCTTCACGATCGACAACCCGAATGCCACGGGCTCCTGCGCCTGCGGCGACTCCTTCAGCTAA
- the nadA gene encoding quinolinate synthase NadA → MRDVTTAHPVQDLDVQPTPLALLLLGREADPKSERGVECPGDLPSPSDPDLVERARAAKEKLGDKVFVLGHHYQRDEVIQFADVTGDSFKLAREAAARPEAEYIVFCGVHFMAESADILTTDDQKVVLPDLAAGCSMADMATAEQVAECWDVLTDAGVAEQVVPVSYMNSSADIKAFTGRHGGTICTSSNAKRALEWAFEQREPSAGKVLFLPDQHLGRNTAVRDMGMTLEDCVLYNPHKPNGGLTAEELRNAKMILWRGHCSVHGRFSVDSVNEVRERIPGVNVLVHPECKHEVVAAADYVGSTEYIIKALEAAPAGSKWAIGTELNLVRRLANRFAAEDKEIVFLDKTVCFCSTMNRIDLPHLVWALESLAEGNLVNRIEVDPETEKYAKLALERMLALP, encoded by the coding sequence GTGCGTGACGTGACCACGGCCCACCCCGTCCAGGATCTCGACGTCCAGCCGACGCCCCTCGCCCTCCTCCTGCTCGGCCGCGAGGCCGACCCGAAGAGCGAGCGCGGCGTCGAGTGTCCCGGCGACCTGCCCTCCCCGTCCGACCCGGACCTGGTGGAGCGCGCCCGCGCGGCCAAGGAGAAGCTCGGGGACAAGGTATTCGTCCTCGGCCACCACTACCAGCGCGACGAGGTCATCCAGTTCGCGGACGTCACCGGCGACTCCTTCAAGCTCGCCCGGGAAGCGGCGGCGCGCCCGGAGGCGGAGTACATCGTCTTCTGCGGCGTGCACTTCATGGCCGAGTCCGCGGACATCCTGACCACCGACGACCAGAAGGTCGTGCTGCCGGACCTGGCGGCGGGCTGCTCGATGGCCGACATGGCCACCGCCGAGCAGGTCGCCGAGTGCTGGGACGTGCTGACCGACGCCGGGGTCGCCGAGCAGGTCGTCCCCGTCTCGTACATGAACTCCTCCGCCGACATCAAGGCTTTCACCGGCCGGCACGGCGGCACGATCTGCACCTCGTCCAACGCGAAGCGGGCGCTGGAGTGGGCGTTCGAGCAGCGGGAGCCCTCTGCGGGCAAGGTGCTCTTCCTGCCCGACCAGCACCTGGGCCGGAACACCGCGGTCCGGGACATGGGGATGACCCTGGAGGACTGCGTCCTCTACAACCCGCACAAGCCGAACGGCGGCCTCACCGCCGAGGAGCTGCGCAACGCCAAGATGATCCTGTGGCGCGGGCACTGCTCGGTGCACGGGCGCTTCTCGGTCGACTCCGTCAATGAGGTGCGCGAGCGCATTCCGGGCGTCAATGTGCTGGTGCACCCGGAGTGCAAGCACGAGGTCGTGGCGGCGGCGGACTACGTCGGCTCGACGGAGTACATCATCAAGGCCCTGGAGGCGGCGCCGGCCGGCTCGAAGTGGGCGATCGGCACCGAGCTGAACCTGGTACGCCGCCTGGCGAACCGGTTCGCGGCCGAGGACAAGGAGATCGTCTTCCTCGACAAGACGGTGTGCTTCTGCTCGACGATGAACCGGATCGACCTGCCGCACCTGGTGTGGGCCCTGGAGTCGCTGGCCGAGGGGAACCTGGTCAACCGGATCGAGGTCGATCCGGAGACGGAGAAGTACGCGAAGCTGGCGCTGGAGCGGATGCTGGCGCTGCCGTAG
- a CDS encoding efflux RND transporter permease subunit, with protein MSWLSRFSLAQRALIGLISIVALVFGAIAIPQLKQQLLPTIELPMVSVLAPYQGASPDVVEKQVVEPLENSIKAVDGVTGVTSTASEGNAVIMASFDFGSEGTKQLVADIQQAVNRARVQLPDGVDPQVVAGSTDDMPTVVLAVTSDKDQQALADQLDRTVVPALEDIDGVGQVSVNGVQDLQVSITPDDKKLAAAGLNTMTLSEALKSGGATVPAGSFSESGKSRTVQVGGAFTSLKQIEDLRVAAKDPATGKTGKPVRIGDVATVKQEPSTAVSITRTNGKPSLAVMATMDKDGSAVAISNAVKDKLPDLRKDLGAGAELTVVSDQGPAVSKAISGLTTEGALGLLFAVIVILVFLASLRSTLVTAVSIPLSVVLALIVLWTRDLSLNMLTLGALTIAIGRVVDDSIVVLENIKRHLGYGEERQSAIITAVKEVAGAVTSSTLTTVAVFLPIGLVGGMVGELFGSFSLTITAALLASLLVSLTVVPVLSYWFLRAPKGSAENPDEARRKAEEKEARSRLQRLYVPVLRFATRRRITSIVIAVVVLLGTFGMAPLLKTNFFDQGEQEVLSVKQELTPGTSLAAADEAAKKVEKVLVGDKGVKDYQVTVGSSGFMAAFGGGTGSNQASYQITLKDAGDSEAVQKRLEAEFGKLDDIGDTTISAGGGFGSQDLSVVVKAADADVLKKASEEVRAEVAKLKDVTDVQSDLAQSIPRISVKANAKAADAGFDQATLGAAVAGAVHGTPSGKAIMDDTERDVVIKSAHPATTMAELKDLSLGPVKLGSIADVELVPGPVSMTRIDGQRAATITARPTGDNTGAVSAALQTKINALKLPDGATATIGGVSEDQNDAFLKLGLAMLAAIAIVFMLLVATFRSLIQPLILLVSIPFAATGALGLLLVTGTPMGVPAMIGMLMLIGIVVTNAIVLIDLINQYRTQGMGVVEAVIEGGRHRLRPILMTALATIFALLPMALGVTGEGGFISQPLAVVVIGGLVTSTLLTLLLVPTLYAMVELRKERRAKKKAIKRAKKAGMPTPDEAVDATVEEPEPAKA; from the coding sequence ATGTCCTGGCTGTCCAGATTCAGCCTCGCGCAAAGGGCCCTGATCGGACTGATCTCGATCGTCGCCCTCGTATTCGGAGCGATCGCGATCCCGCAGCTCAAGCAGCAGCTGCTGCCCACCATCGAACTCCCGATGGTGTCGGTGCTCGCCCCCTACCAGGGTGCGTCGCCCGATGTGGTGGAGAAGCAGGTCGTCGAGCCGCTCGAAAACTCCATCAAGGCCGTCGACGGGGTCACCGGCGTCACCTCGACCGCCAGCGAGGGCAACGCCGTCATCATGGCGTCCTTCGACTTCGGCAGCGAGGGCACCAAGCAGCTCGTCGCCGACATCCAGCAGGCGGTGAACCGCGCCCGCGTCCAGCTTCCCGACGGCGTGGACCCGCAGGTCGTCGCCGGCTCGACGGACGACATGCCGACCGTCGTCCTCGCCGTCACCTCCGACAAGGACCAGCAGGCGCTGGCCGACCAGCTGGACCGCACCGTCGTCCCCGCACTGGAGGACATCGACGGCGTCGGCCAGGTCTCCGTCAACGGCGTGCAGGACCTCCAGGTCTCCATCACGCCCGACGACAAGAAGCTCGCCGCGGCCGGCCTGAACACCATGACGCTCTCCGAGGCGCTCAAGTCGGGCGGCGCGACCGTCCCCGCCGGTTCCTTCTCCGAGTCGGGCAAGAGCCGCACCGTCCAGGTCGGTGGCGCTTTCACCTCGCTGAAGCAGATCGAGGACCTGCGGGTCGCCGCGAAGGACCCGGCGACGGGCAAGACCGGCAAGCCGGTCCGGATCGGTGACGTCGCCACGGTGAAGCAGGAGCCGTCCACCGCGGTCTCCATCACCCGTACCAACGGCAAGCCGAGCCTCGCCGTGATGGCCACGATGGACAAGGACGGCAGTGCCGTCGCCATCTCGAACGCGGTCAAGGACAAGCTCCCCGACCTCCGCAAGGACCTCGGCGCCGGCGCCGAACTGACCGTCGTCTCCGACCAGGGCCCCGCCGTCTCCAAGGCGATCTCCGGTCTGACCACCGAGGGTGCGCTGGGTCTGCTCTTCGCGGTCATCGTGATCCTGGTCTTCCTCGCCTCGCTGCGCTCGACCCTGGTCACCGCGGTCTCCATCCCGCTCTCCGTGGTCCTCGCGCTGATCGTGCTCTGGACCCGCGACCTGTCGCTCAACATGCTCACGCTCGGCGCGCTGACCATCGCGATCGGCCGCGTCGTCGACGACTCGATCGTCGTCCTGGAGAACATCAAGCGGCACCTCGGTTACGGCGAGGAGCGCCAGTCGGCGATCATCACCGCGGTGAAGGAAGTGGCCGGCGCGGTCACCTCCTCGACCCTCACCACGGTCGCCGTCTTCCTGCCGATCGGCCTCGTCGGCGGCATGGTCGGCGAGCTCTTCGGCTCGTTCTCGCTGACCATCACCGCGGCCCTGCTGGCCTCCCTGCTGGTCTCGCTGACCGTCGTGCCCGTCCTGTCGTACTGGTTCCTGCGCGCCCCGAAGGGCAGCGCGGAGAACCCGGACGAGGCCCGTCGCAAGGCCGAGGAGAAGGAGGCCCGCAGCCGGCTCCAGCGGCTGTACGTTCCGGTGCTGCGCTTCGCGACCCGGCGCAGGATCACCAGCATCGTCATCGCCGTCGTGGTGCTGCTCGGCACCTTCGGCATGGCCCCGCTGCTGAAGACCAACTTCTTCGACCAGGGCGAGCAGGAAGTCCTCTCCGTCAAGCAGGAGCTGACCCCCGGCACCAGCCTGGCGGCCGCCGACGAGGCGGCCAAGAAGGTCGAGAAGGTCCTCGTCGGCGACAAGGGTGTCAAGGACTACCAGGTCACCGTCGGCTCCTCCGGCTTCATGGCGGCCTTCGGCGGCGGTACGGGCTCCAACCAGGCCTCGTACCAGATCACCCTGAAGGACGCGGGTGATTCCGAGGCCGTGCAGAAGCGCCTCGAAGCGGAGTTCGGCAAGCTCGACGACATCGGTGACACCACCATCTCCGCGGGCGGCGGTTTCGGCAGCCAGGACCTCAGCGTCGTGGTCAAGGCCGCTGACGCGGACGTCCTGAAGAAGGCGTCCGAAGAGGTGCGGGCCGAGGTGGCCAAGCTGAAGGATGTCACCGACGTCCAGAGCGACCTGGCGCAGAGCATCCCGCGGATCTCGGTCAAGGCCAACGCCAAGGCCGCGGACGCCGGCTTCGACCAGGCCACGCTCGGCGCGGCCGTCGCCGGAGCGGTGCACGGCACCCCGTCCGGCAAGGCGATCATGGACGACACCGAGCGTGACGTCGTCATCAAGTCCGCCCACCCGGCGACCACGATGGCCGAGCTGAAGGACCTCTCGCTCGGCCCGGTCAAGCTCGGCTCGATCGCCGACGTCGAGCTGGTCCCCGGACCGGTCTCGATGACCCGGATCGACGGTCAGCGCGCCGCGACCATCACCGCCAGGCCCACCGGTGACAACACCGGTGCGGTCAGCGCCGCGCTGCAGACGAAGATCAACGCCCTGAAGCTCCCGGACGGCGCCACCGCCACCATCGGCGGTGTCTCCGAGGACCAGAACGACGCGTTCCTGAAGCTCGGCCTGGCCATGCTGGCCGCGATCGCGATCGTCTTCATGCTGCTGGTGGCGACCTTCCGGTCGCTGATCCAGCCGCTGATCCTGCTGGTCTCCATCCCGTTCGCGGCAACCGGCGCGCTCGGTCTGCTCCTGGTCACCGGCACGCCGATGGGCGTACCGGCGATGATCGGCATGCTGATGCTGATCGGCATCGTGGTCACCAACGCGATCGTGCTGATCGACCTGATCAACCAGTACCGGACGCAGGGCATGGGAGTCGTCGAAGCGGTCATCGAGGGCGGCCGTCACCGGCTCCGCCCGATCCTGATGACCGCCCTGGCGACGATCTTCGCGCTGCTCCCGATGGCGCTCGGCGTCACCGGCGAGGGCGGCTTCATCTCGCAGCCGCTCGCCGTCGTGGTGATCGGCGGCCTGGTCACCTCGACCCTGCTGACCCTGCTGCTCGTGCCGACGCTCTACGCGATGGTGGAGCTCCGCAAGGAGCGCCGCGCGAAGAAGAAGGCCATCAAGCGGGCGAAGAAGGCGGGTATGCCGACGCCGGACGAGGCGGTGGACGCCACCGTCGAGGAGCCGGAGCCCGCAAAGGCCTGA
- a CDS encoding response regulator yields the protein MTPPIKVLLVDDQALLRSAFRVLVDSEADMEVVGEAADGAQAVELARSTRADVVLMDIRMPGTDGLAATRMISADPELADVRVVMLTTFEVDEYVVQSLRAGASGFLGKGAEPEELLNAIRIAAGGEALLSPAATKGLIATFLAQGGSSGGAGLGAAEHSARLDALTGREREVLVLVAGGHSNDEIAERLAVSPLTVKTHVNRAMAKLGARDRAQLVVIAYESGLVRPRVE from the coding sequence ATGACACCGCCCATCAAGGTGCTGCTCGTCGACGACCAGGCGCTGCTGCGCAGCGCGTTCCGGGTGCTGGTCGACTCGGAGGCCGACATGGAGGTGGTCGGCGAGGCGGCGGACGGCGCACAGGCCGTGGAGCTCGCCCGGTCGACCCGCGCCGACGTGGTGCTGATGGACATCCGGATGCCCGGTACGGATGGACTTGCCGCGACCCGCATGATCAGCGCCGATCCCGAACTGGCGGACGTGCGGGTCGTCATGCTCACCACCTTCGAGGTGGACGAGTACGTGGTGCAGTCGTTGCGGGCCGGGGCGTCCGGCTTCCTCGGAAAAGGGGCGGAACCGGAGGAACTCCTCAACGCCATCCGGATCGCCGCGGGCGGCGAGGCGCTGCTCTCGCCCGCCGCGACCAAGGGGCTGATCGCCACCTTCCTTGCGCAGGGCGGCAGTTCGGGCGGCGCCGGGCTGGGCGCCGCCGAGCACTCCGCGCGGCTCGACGCGCTCACCGGCCGCGAGCGCGAGGTGCTGGTCCTGGTCGCGGGCGGCCACTCCAACGACGAGATCGCCGAACGGCTCGCCGTCAGCCCGCTCACCGTCAAGACGCATGTGAACAGGGCGATGGCGAAGCTCGGCGCGCGGGACCGGGCGCAATTGGTGGTCATTGCGTACGAATCGGGCCTGGTGCGCCCCAGGGTGGAGTGA
- a CDS encoding sensor histidine kinase — protein MTTLGTGVLRVRHWLRDHPLALDSALALAVLVAMTIGSFVHPGVPNGPSFGTRAPEAGSVLLMVLGAVALIWRRRNPMAVLAATAGLTVVELVGFDPPAPVVMSTVIALYTVAARTDRSTTWRVGLLTMAVLTAAAMFFGWAPWYSQENFGVFAWTGMAGAAGDAVRSRRAFVDAIRERAERAERTRDEEARRRVAEERLRIARDLHDVVAHHIALVNVQAGVAAHVMDKRPDQAKEALAHVREASRSALNELRATVGLLRQSGDPEAPTEPAPGLAVLDELVDTVRRAGLPVEVACTDRRPPLPAAVDLAAYRVIQEALTNVRKHAGPGAKAEVSVVRVGATAEITVIDNGSGGGGHNGDGGGHGLLGMRERVTALGGSLTAGPRYGGGFRVHAILPVKARTAEPEEPGAADRTGENA, from the coding sequence GTGACCACCCTCGGAACCGGGGTTCTGCGCGTCCGGCACTGGCTGCGCGACCATCCCCTCGCGCTGGATTCCGCGCTCGCCCTGGCCGTACTCGTGGCCATGACGATCGGTTCGTTCGTCCACCCGGGCGTGCCGAACGGGCCCTCCTTCGGTACCCGCGCTCCCGAGGCGGGCAGCGTGCTCCTGATGGTGCTCGGTGCCGTGGCGCTCATCTGGCGGCGGCGCAATCCCATGGCGGTGCTCGCGGCCACCGCCGGGCTGACGGTCGTCGAGCTGGTGGGATTCGACCCGCCCGCGCCCGTGGTGATGAGCACCGTCATCGCGCTCTACACGGTCGCCGCCCGCACCGACCGGTCCACCACCTGGCGGGTCGGGCTGCTGACCATGGCCGTGCTGACGGCCGCCGCGATGTTCTTCGGTTGGGCGCCCTGGTACAGCCAGGAGAACTTCGGCGTCTTCGCCTGGACCGGCATGGCCGGCGCGGCGGGGGACGCCGTCCGCTCCAGGCGCGCCTTCGTCGACGCGATCAGGGAGCGCGCCGAACGGGCCGAGCGCACCCGCGACGAGGAGGCCCGGCGCCGGGTCGCCGAGGAGCGGCTGCGGATCGCCCGCGATCTGCACGATGTCGTCGCCCACCACATCGCCCTGGTCAACGTCCAGGCTGGGGTGGCCGCCCACGTCATGGACAAGCGCCCCGACCAGGCCAAGGAGGCACTGGCCCACGTCCGGGAGGCCAGCCGCTCCGCGCTCAACGAACTGCGGGCCACCGTTGGGCTGTTGCGCCAGTCCGGCGACCCGGAGGCGCCGACCGAACCGGCGCCGGGGCTCGCCGTCCTCGACGAACTGGTGGACACCGTCCGGCGGGCCGGGCTCCCGGTCGAGGTGGCCTGCACCGACCGGCGGCCCCCGTTGCCCGCGGCCGTCGACCTGGCCGCGTACCGGGTGATCCAGGAGGCGCTGACCAATGTGCGCAAGCACGCGGGCCCCGGCGCGAAGGCCGAAGTGAGCGTCGTACGGGTCGGGGCCACCGCCGAGATCACCGTCATCGACAACGGCTCGGGCGGGGGCGGCCACAACGGGGACGGCGGCGGCCACGGCCTCCTCGGCATGCGCGAACGCGTCACCGCACTCGGCGGCTCCCTCACCGCGGGCCCCCGCTACGGGGGCGGGTTCCGGGTCCATGCGATCCTGCCCGTCAAGGCCCGTACGGCAGAGCCCGAGGAGCCGGGCGCGGCGGACCGGACGGGGGAGAACGCATGA
- the pspAA gene encoding PspA-associated protein PspAA, translating to MIVRIMGEGQVALADSHLAELNKLDDELLAEMESGDGPGFRSTLHALLARVRELGEPLPDDSLEPSELILPSSDATLEEVRAMLRDDGLIPG from the coding sequence ATGATCGTACGGATCATGGGGGAGGGCCAGGTCGCCCTGGCCGACAGCCATCTCGCCGAGCTCAACAAGCTCGACGACGAACTGCTCGCCGAGATGGAGAGCGGCGACGGCCCCGGCTTCCGCTCCACTCTCCACGCGCTCCTCGCCAGGGTGCGCGAGCTCGGTGAACCCTTGCCGGACGACTCCCTGGAGCCGTCCGAGCTGATCCTGCCGTCGTCCGACGCGACCCTCGAAGAGGTGCGCGCCATGCTCCGGGACGACGGGCTGATCCCCGGCTGA